One genomic window of Coleofasciculus chthonoplastes PCC 7420 includes the following:
- a CDS encoding NAD(P)/FAD-dependent oxidoreductase, with product MITDTISHLKKEYDVVVVGGGPAGMAAALGARQAGADRILIADREKEAGGILLQCIHPGFGLQHFKEELTGPEYAQRFLEQVLETDIDIVSDAYILDISADKQVKLMSGSQGVHVLSTKAAVLAMGARERTRGAIRTPGTRASGVLTAGLAQKFVNMIGYLPGYRAVILGSGDIGLIMARRLTLEGVEVAGVFEIMPHANGLNRNIVQCLHDFDIPLHLSTTVADIHGRDRVEKVTVAPVDENFTPNLEQSWDIPCDTLLLSIGLIPENELSRQLKLQIDPVTSGPVVNSMMETSMDGVFACGNVVHIHDLVDFVSQEAFLAGSNAGAYVTEQRPPGDNIRLIPGENVRYCVPHTISTDREHTVYMRVKRPMEQSVLRLGDVYEKKLRFVLPAEMVNLKVRPRFLENFHGDTLRVDVVPFED from the coding sequence ATGATTACAGACACAATCAGCCACTTAAAAAAAGAGTATGATGTCGTGGTCGTCGGTGGCGGTCCTGCGGGCATGGCAGCCGCCTTAGGCGCTAGACAAGCCGGAGCAGATCGCATCCTGATTGCTGACCGTGAGAAAGAAGCAGGCGGTATCCTGTTGCAATGTATCCATCCAGGTTTTGGACTCCAGCATTTTAAAGAAGAACTCACCGGTCCAGAATATGCCCAGCGCTTTTTGGAGCAAGTCTTAGAAACGGACATAGATATTGTCAGCGATGCTTACATCCTGGATATTAGTGCTGACAAACAAGTCAAACTCATGTCCGGTAGCCAAGGCGTCCACGTTCTTTCCACCAAAGCCGCTGTACTAGCAATGGGTGCCAGAGAACGCACACGCGGCGCTATTCGCACTCCTGGTACTCGCGCCTCCGGTGTCTTGACCGCTGGGTTAGCCCAGAAATTTGTCAACATGATTGGTTATCTGCCTGGATATCGGGCGGTGATTCTTGGTTCTGGGGATATTGGCTTAATTATGGCGCGGCGGTTGACATTGGAAGGCGTAGAAGTCGCAGGCGTGTTTGAAATTATGCCTCACGCCAATGGACTCAATCGCAATATTGTCCAATGTCTGCACGACTTCGACATTCCCCTGCACCTTTCCACGACAGTTGCGGACATCCATGGCAGAGATCGAGTAGAAAAGGTTACTGTTGCTCCCGTTGATGAAAACTTTACCCCAAATTTAGAGCAAAGCTGGGATATTCCTTGTGATACCCTGCTGCTGTCCATTGGTTTGATTCCAGAAAACGAACTATCCCGACAGTTGAAACTCCAGATTGACCCTGTAACCAGTGGTCCAGTGGTGAACAGCATGATGGAAACCTCCATGGATGGAGTTTTTGCTTGTGGTAATGTTGTCCATATTCACGACTTAGTGGATTTTGTCAGCCAGGAAGCCTTTCTCGCAGGCAGCAATGCTGGGGCTTACGTCACCGAACAACGTCCTCCGGGGGATAATATTCGCCTAATTCCAGGGGAAAATGTGCGCTACTGCGTCCCTCATACTATTTCCACTGACCGAGAACACACAGTTTACATGCGGGTTAAGCGCCCCATGGAACAAAGCGTATTGCGTTTAGGTGACGTGTATGAGAAAAAACTACGTTTTGTTTTGCCAGCAGAGATGGTTAATCTCAAAGTACGTCCTCGGTTTTTGGAGAACTTTCACGGAGATACCTTGCGGGTAGATGTTGTACCCTTTGAAGATTAA